The genomic window gaataatatctataaatattcattttaaagacTAATTTAAGGGATATAATGTAGGaaagtggggaaaaaaattatttattcagatTTACACTGTAACACCGATATTTTGTAAGcagataaaatatgaatatatatttatatattccaatattttttccactGTATTCCTTAAATTGAAGACTTATTGGAATAGAATCCCAatgaataaaagataataaactcaatatcatttctttataatattttagggCAGAAATGTTCAGTTGAAACTCTTGACGTTTTATTCAATTACTCTGAGATTATTCGGATTAGACATACTaaatgtaaaaagaagaaacttacatttatttaataaagaacgaattaattaaataacactCATGATGCgtactttttctataaattgtatttaaatatgaaatgtcTTAGTCCTCCCTACACTCTAGTCATAGTTAAAGTTTAAACTCAATAAACACCTATTATCCCAGTATGCatgtcacatttttttttttttgggggggaataAATGCCTTGATATACCTctatatacattgtaaatattattttggtttGCCGTTTATCTTTCACATTGATTATTTCCTGAAATcctaattaatcattattgtctTAAACGTACAACTTCTCACTTCGAATTATATCTtactaacaataaattatgaatatccatactattaaaaaaaatgttaaaacattTGAGAAAATGACCTAATTGGCTATATACCAATTAATTTTCGGTCCTTTTTtctatctattttatttaaggatAGCTTGATATTTATTGTGGAAATCATTACCTAATATTAAGATGCATATTGTTTCTGGATCCCTCCTCGATTAAAAAATAacctaatttaaataattgacattttcattaataattttatttttcttcttcattttaattagtgacggaagatttaaaaaaaaaaaaattccgatgCGATTCTAGCATAAATTCCCgttgccgattctttaatattttaaataatagttattctGCTATTAGGGGCATCCACAGAATTATATTTCaggggaggcttggtttttggaattattttttttaaaaattgaaaaattatttttttttgacaaaaaatttaattttttggaaaaaaattccaaataaacaattttttggaaaaatctacagctattcacaaaaaatttaattttttggagaaaattttaaaagatccaCAGCCgttcataaaaatagaaattttcggggaaaaaattccaaatatccatagttgttctcaaaaaaatttaaaaattaaatttgtaatataaagttaggtgaaaaaaaaatcatatactaaattttttggacaaaagctccaaaaatacatagtcattcacagaaaattaaatttttttgtaaaaaaaaatcaaataatgagttttctagtaaaaaacaataattctttttttttttttggggggggataATTAATAAcgatgttattattaattataaaacttacaGAATCAAAACTTGTACAATCAGGGAATAATTCACTACTATAAATGTTTCCCTATTCTTTAATAGAAATTCTTATAGAACATAGTTCTCagagaaatatcaaaaaatatttattacactaacaatgatatattttcacTCGTAGACCCTCAATTATACATAGATATccgatatataataatataaagtcaTTCGCATCAATACAGCGTTTTTACGTGACGTCACATTATTGATGTTGTCTATTTTGAGGTTTCTCAACCAAgttatataacaatgaaaacacttttttcaataatattaagtaaaatagttaacttttggatgtcaaaatgagaccaacaaataaaaggactcaATACTGTCCATCAAAATAGTATAtatctattgcctagttttattatatatcggaccttaatatttattaaatatatgttattatagttcattcgttatacaatcttatttctgtGTTGTGGGTAAAAATTagctattacaatggaaagaatataatatttttctcaaatgatcAAACTTTGTtcctaattgattaaaaaaaatgtacaaatctaACCATTTTTAGGGATATCAGTAAATATTACTtcgatttaattcaaatatcagtgtttatcattgacgttaagtagtattcaataaaagttttaattatttttctatcaataaagccatttgaagaagttttattaaggtttattggaaatgtgttaatttaaagtagtaAAAAGATTAACTTTGAGGCCACAAAATGGCAAATCCTTCCATAAaggatgcaatttatgacgtcagtgaaaataagaatccatcatatttttttatttgttatctgTTGTTATTAACCTTTGATCTTACGTAAACAGGAGAGAAAATTACAACATTGCGCAATAGACCAGctgtttgaaaaaaacaagtttttaatcCCCAAACGGAATTGTTTGATCCAGAAATTTCATCACTACTTCACTAttgttgaattaattacataatacaatcaaataaaaaaatactaaaatgattttaagtacaaaatagTTAAACTAAAGATTAAGTATAtgattaaattaactttatacgacaattttatgagttattaataattagttcaGTGATCTAGAGTATTAATTCATAGAACAATTGCAAAGTGTATTACCAAGTACTGAtggtatttatcatttaataaaatacaaaaaaaaaaaaaaaatgatatatgacAGAATTGATAATAATTCAAGAAAATTGTAGCTTATACGTTATAGCCATACAGAAATAAGTGGACTTATAGTCTAAAGTATATTATACTATAACACaacaataattctaaaaatacaattaatatttataggattTCGTTATAATTCCGAAACAAAACGCAGCAGACTTCCTCCCTACTTAATATAGCGTACTCTCCCCCCCCTTGGttagtgtttttattattattattggaggAAAGTACCTAAGCGTCTCTGGACCATAGATAAGTACAGATTCCTTGAGGGCGCTGGTATCGCGTGCATTCACATCAACTATTGTGTTACCCCATtgtatgaattatgatatacatacttttatatttttttaaacaagaaatataaaaaaaagtatacataaatataacataaatccTTCAACAACAGCTGACGTCAACTTAAGTCGATAAAAACAGAGTCTGAACCATCATTCTAGCTACAACTTGATAGTATTATTGGGTTATTTATGACGTCTCTCTGACGCAAACAAAGGTTCCTTTCCCCTTCCAATCTTCtgtctttattcattttgatatgCCTCTTTGTCTCTCTCAACCTCTTATCCCTTATATTTACCAATAACTCATTTCTTGTAtagatatttactttataatttcGAACATAACtatcatatttcaaattcttcttTAAAGGATTCAATGTCACTATATTAttgtgtaaattatatttatatccgCCGTTTTATCACAAATggtcaagatatttttttatacagcgGAATAAATACCTCTACAAAATAACACTAGAGATAACTATGGTTTGGAATTAGGATCTTacttaaatcattattatagaaTAACGGAGTATGATTTCAGTATGTATTGTAATCAATGTAAAGTTTATATCCAAATACTATGAAGGGGGAGGGAAGGAATAATAAAGCGTACGATAGAGGCCGCCACTGGTTTTAAAAAGGAAGCGTCCTCTATTATGATTTGCCTTAGGGAGATGTGTCCCCATTTTAGCTTCCTATGAAGTCAATAGCGATTGAAAATTTGATCATTAGATATCAGTGAGTTGTTAATTTGATAAGGAACtacataatgaaaataaatgttaaaaaagtggaataaaattatctagttgtaattttgaatttccCGCTTTGACTATTCTATCGACTATCACTTGAGTCTTGCTGAGCAGTGAGCAATGAGCAGCTTGGAGCATTGCTAgatagaagaagaaagaaaaggaaaaaagaagaaggaaaggaaagaaaaatatatctaatgaaAAGGAAGATCCCCCTTTATTCTCGGGATTACTCATAGTCATTTTACGAATTAATTGGTGATTGGGGAGTTCCCCCAATTGGTTACATCATTTTCCGAGGTACTCATCTTCTTCATTAAAGGAGTGATAAGGAGATCAGTCCCTGAGTATTGTTGATATTAATGGATTTCTCCTCGCGGCTTTTTTCCTTACTCTTGAGGCGCTGacggatttttgttttgttttctaggATTCATCTTCTTGAAGGGATGTGGATCCCGTGTTGAGGCTAATGGATCCCAAGTAAATAGTAATGATGAATCCCTATAGATAAAGGCGACTCAAAAGAGATAACAAAGATGAACGAGGATTCGCGTGAAGAAGTTCGTTCTCCAACGGGTCGTCCTCCATCTTCGGGACCGGTCAGAAAGAGATTAAAGCTCGAAGAAATGGAAGATGAGGAGGAAGAGCATCGGCGTGAACTGTATTTGGAGCGTCAGTCTCGACTGGAAAGCCTCATCTCTTCTTATCGAACGCATATGCTGGAGCTCCACAGCCTCACCTCTTCTTCTGAACCCTTCCATCAATATCTGAAGTCAAGGAAGGCTCCAGAGTCTGTTCTCCTTCGAGTTGAGAAGGATGCTCCTCCCATCCCTTCTCCAGAGCTGGAGCTAGAGATGGGGCAACAGCAAGCAGAGCCCTCAGTTCCTTCTCCACTAAGAACGGGAGCTTCGCCGACTCTCATCCCTTCACCTAAAATACGACGACGTCCAACCTACCAGCCTAAAGCCAATTTCCTTTCCCCTGTCAAGTATGGAGAGAATCTTCTACGCACCACTCCCTACATGGCCACACAAGACTCCACCTTTCCTCGTCTAGTTCGTTTCACTAAGGAACAGTTGGTGGATAAATGCAAGCAAGAAACATGGGTCATTAAGCGTGTTCAAGATTTAATTCGTGAAGGACTTTGGTCTAGTAAAAGACTTCCTAAAGTTGTTGAAAGGCATAGGCCACGGGTGCATTGGGACTCTTTATTGAATGAAATGCAGTGGATGGCAGCAGATttccatcaagaaaaaaagtggaaaaaagcAGCAGCTAAAATGCTAGCATACTCAGCCAAGGAATACGTTGAAAAGTTGCAGGCCAAACGTCAGTTActcaaagaaaatgaagaatttcGCATCAGGCGCATTGCTAGTTTTATTGCTAGTGAAGTAAGGTCCTTTTGGATACGAATTTCTCAGTTATCTGAAGTAAAACTTAGACGGCAACAACGGATTATGCAGCATCAAATGCTGGAACAACAATTGGCTTACGTTACACAATCTGAAGAAAAACATCAGAGAGATGACTTTCCTGTGGAAGGATCAAGCAAAGATAATAATTGTGAGCTAATGAGTGAAAATGGTGTCAATACGGATGATGAAGATGATGATGATACTAAGGAAATTTATTCATCGTCAACAtcagatgatgatgatgaatcCACGATATTAGAACAAGAACTATATGAACAACGtcaagaggaagaaaaaaataagttattttgttgTTCTAAAAGTGGCCATGAAGTGGAACTCACAAAACTGTTATCAGACTCACAGACACCTTTATCTCAGATATTAAGATCAGATTATCCTGGTGTATTATCCGAGTACCTGGATCTATACGATCAATTAATTCAAGATGAACAAGCTGAATTCTCATCATCAGATGAAGCAACCTCTTCTGAAGACGAGGGTGATGAGCTTGAGCTTATGACACCTCCTGAAAGTGGCAATTCATTGGAGATATCATTAGACTCTCTCCTATCTAAAAATGATACATCGAactcaattaataatttacgAATCCGTGATATTCAAACGTTAGCTGAAGAAGCAGATCGACATAAACCCCTCAAGTCTTCACTTCGTCAACTCGAAGTTCCGCATCAAAAGGTAATACCTTTTATTCGTGGAGATTTGAGAGATTATCAAAGAATTGGTGTTGATTGGCTTATATCTATGCATAAGAGTAAAATTAGTGGAGCCATAGCCGATGAACCAGGATTAGGGAGAAAAATAATGATCGTCGCTTTTCTTTCGTGGTTGTCTTCTAGCGATATGTGTAGGAAGCCACATTTAATAATTACACCAGTATCTTCAATGTCAAGCTGGTCAAGTACATTAAAGAGGTGGTGTCCTTCTTTGaatgttcaaaaatatgatgGCTCTGAAAATCTTAGAAGATCTCTTAGAAAATGTTGGAGGTctaatcaaattatattgaCATCTTATAGAGTATTTTTTGGCGATTCACATCACTTCTTGAAACgattttggaattatttaattttacatgaaGCCCAAAATCTTGGACGTGTTAGTCAAATGACATCtatacttgatttaaaaagtcACCTTAGACTCTCTGTGTTAGATGGGCATTTACCTTCTAATCCTATCGATTTGTGGAATATTCTCTACTTGCTGCAACCCAAGACTTATGCATTGCATCAAGAAATTGAATCTAGGACATTTGTTGAAGGAACTGAAGAATACGCCGAAACAGTCAAGAAATTACATGCTATTATTAGTCCATTCCTTCTAAGGAGAACACGATCTCAGGTTGAAAGACAACTGCCGTTACCTGAGGAAAAAGTGTATATACTGGAAATGATGCCTAAGCAACGTCGTTTATACGATGACTTCTTGGCTACTTCTGATACTCGATCTACTCTACAAACAGGCGATCCTGTCGCAGTATCAAATGTTCTTAAAAAACTACGGTTAATATGTGATCATCCATCTCTCGTTTGTGAAGGAAGGCCACAAAGTCCTATTTGCTTCCCTTTAATTCAACCTTCAGTCCCTAAGCTCATCGAATCTGCAATTCAGTATGATCCCTTCAAAAATGTTGACTTGAATTCTatgaattttgtattctttaccCATGAAACGACTCTTACCGTTATAATAAGTGATAGAATTCGAAAGTCTAGAGCATCTAAATCCCTCATTGAAGAGTTACCACTTAAGTCTGATTCTTTAAACTTGCCTCCAAGTGTTCCAAGTGGAAGATTGACACTAGAGTTCCAAACATCCAGTAATTCTTGTAATTCATCCTCTACTAGAACTTCTCAAAATTCTTTTTCAAGCACTAATAGCAGTAGTCCACATATATTACTTTCAGCTTCAGTTATAAAATCTCTAAAATCTACTGTTAATAGTAAGGCATTTCTACCTCCATCAAACTCTTCAAATAGTGTTCCCAGCTCTCTTGGGGCTTTTCATAAAGAGTCCTTGAGGGTTATTGCAACATTTAATGAGCGACGCTGCATGGGACTACCTTTGTATGGTAAAGACCTCGTTGATATTTTAACGATAGTTACATCCATGAGACCCTGTAAATCTATGTTCCGTGGTATGGGGCTCGTTAATTGTGTGACTGCTTTTGAGGGAGCAGAATCTCGgattaaagataaaaatcattttcgatATCAAACTCAAGGCCTACGATCTTTAGTTAATGCATCGAATGTCGCCTTCAAGCAAATTCATTCTGAAAGTaccattatttcaaaaatcttatgCTACACATCTCCAGTTATCCTATTTCCCCAAAGTGTTCCTCGTTCAGTTTTAGATAATGATTTGAACACTCGCTTATTACATTCCGTCAATGAAAAaccaaatttaatttcttatcgAAGTCAACTCATATGGAACCTCCCGCCCTCCGCAAAATTGAATAAgctgaatgaaataataatagatgCAGTCAAAAGAAAGGAACATGTGGCTATATTTTGTGAAGTTAAGGAAATGAGGGACTTAATACAGATCTATCTAAGACACAAGTTTTATTCCTACACTGTTTTAGAGCCTGAGAATTCCTTTGAATGCAACTCTGAAAGTTTACTCTCTTATAATATGTctgatgtatttattttacttacatCCACTCGAACAAGTGCTATTGGACTTAATGTATCatctttaaatatcaaaaatattgttctgTATGATTCAAGTTGGGATCATGACGGATTCAGGTCAAATCCATGGGTACAAGGAATTACTCGCTCTCCTGGTGTTGTAATTCATAGACTCTTATGTAAAGGGTCAGTGGAAGAAAGTATTTCGAGAAAATCTGTGCAAAAGAAAATTGCAGCAGATCTTGAAATTTCTTGTGACAGTCCTGAAATATCTTGTTCTACTATCgaggatttattttctactaaTCTGCGGGAAAATGGGACTCTCAATCATCAAAACATTGCTTTAGATGAAGAGTCAAGATCTAGAGAGAAATTAAGGGTaagacattatttattttttaaatcaaattatatttccatGCGATTATGAAAGGAAATTTTAATCTCTTAGTTCGTTTCTCAGCATCATTGTCGGATTTAAAGTCCTTCAGTGAAGTGATATCACTGTACTCTATCATTagggtcatattttattaatacatagtattgtttcattttataacttCGTTTCAGATGCTATCGAAAGAATTGCCACATTTTAGAGTTGACACCGACAATCATGAACCTAACTCTCTAACTTTAGATAGATTATGGTCATCAAACGATTCTAATGATATAATCAAATCAATAGTTGTAGACCTAGCTGAGCTGGACCCTGGTTGTGTAGATAGTTCGTCCTTTCAAGAAATCATTAGCCATCTTGACATTTCTACtcacaaaatatttgataaccTGAAGCCCATTGAAAGGTAGATTGAAACATTTAtcaatataagatttttttgtggGCACtagtgtattttttgtttaattaatgtcaatgaaaaaaaagtattttactatACTAACCTTTTATATTAATGGTCATTATATATACCCCATTAGATTCGGAATGGTTAAGCAATCGAGTTCTGATTGTTGTTATTTGCCTCGTTTTTATGAAGAGTCCGATGATTTTTCATTGAGAAATCGCATTGAGTGGGAAAAACGACATCATACTAAGTTGATGGAATTTGAAGAAGAGGTTAACAAGCTGGAGACAATGACTATGCTTACTTATAGTGTAGATGACGCAAACAGGGCCTGGTATGGCTCTACTGGACAGCCTATGCCTCTTTGGCCAGC from Lepeophtheirus salmonis chromosome 1, UVic_Lsal_1.4, whole genome shotgun sequence includes these protein-coding regions:
- the LOC121117477 gene encoding helicase domino, which gives rise to MNEDSREEVRSPTGRPPSSGPVRKRLKLEEMEDEEEEHRRELYLERQSRLESLISSYRTHMLELHSLTSSSEPFHQYLKSRKAPESVLLRVEKDAPPIPSPELELEMGQQQAEPSVPSPLRTGASPTLIPSPKIRRRPTYQPKANFLSPVKYGENLLRTTPYMATQDSTFPRLVRFTKEQLVDKCKQETWVIKRVQDLIREGLWSSKRLPKVVERHRPRVHWDSLLNEMQWMAADFHQEKKWKKAAAKMLAYSAKEYVEKLQAKRQLLKENEEFRIRRIASFIASEVRSFWIRISQLSEVKLRRQQRIMQHQMLEQQLAYVTQSEEKHQRDDFPVEGSSKDNNCELMSENGVNTDDEDDDDTKEIYSSSTSDDDDESTILEQELYEQRQEEEKNKLFCCSKSGHEVELTKLLSDSQTPLSQILRSDYPGVLSEYLDLYDQLIQDEQAEFSSSDEATSSEDEGDELELMTPPESGNSLEISLDSLLSKNDTSNSINNLRIRDIQTLAEEADRHKPLKSSLRQLEVPHQKVIPFIRGDLRDYQRIGVDWLISMHKSKISGAIADEPGLGRKIMIVAFLSWLSSSDMCRKPHLIITPVSSMSSWSSTLKRWCPSLNVQKYDGSENLRRSLRKCWRSNQIILTSYRVFFGDSHHFLKRFWNYLILHEAQNLGRVSQMTSILDLKSHLRLSVLDGHLPSNPIDLWNILYLLQPKTYALHQEIESRTFVEGTEEYAETVKKLHAIISPFLLRRTRSQVERQLPLPEEKVYILEMMPKQRRLYDDFLATSDTRSTLQTGDPVAVSNVLKKLRLICDHPSLVCEGRPQSPICFPLIQPSVPKLIESAIQYDPFKNVDLNSMNFVFFTHETTLTVIISDRIRKSRASKSLIEELPLKSDSLNLPPSVPSGRLTLEFQTSSNSCNSSSTRTSQNSFSSTNSSSPHILLSASVIKSLKSTVNSKAFLPPSNSSNSVPSSLGAFHKESLRVIATFNERRCMGLPLYGKDLVDILTIVTSMRPCKSMFRGMGLVNCVTAFEGAESRIKDKNHFRYQTQGLRSLVNASNVAFKQIHSESTIISKILCYTSPVILFPQSVPRSVLDNDLNTRLLHSVNEKPNLISYRSQLIWNLPPSAKLNKLNEIIIDAVKRKEHVAIFCEVKEMRDLIQIYLRHKFYSYTVLEPENSFECNSESLLSYNMSDVFILLTSTRTSAIGLNVSSLNIKNIVLYDSSWDHDGFRSNPWVQGITRSPGVVIHRLLCKGSVEESISRKSVQKKIAADLEISCDSPEISCSTIEDLFSTNLRENGTLNHQNIALDEESRSREKLRMLSKELPHFRVDTDNHEPNSLTLDRLWSSNDSNDIIKSIVVDLAELDPGCVDSSSFQEIISHLDISTHKIFDNLKPIERFGMVKQSSSDCCYLPRFYEESDDFSLRNRIEWEKRHHTKLMEFEEEVNKLETMTMLTYSVDDANRAWYGSTGQPMPLWPAPSPTNGTAPAIEGIINNNDLIEFHLSFWYATDRVMEDHELPPVYVKKESLKRTSFEAGISGGADSGLPEIKPKMKKDESSAHAPRSLFDRPTPALLKARKDMRINKFRSGTSVSISHGSSGVSANNTSSSTTPVNSAVAGIRTPLPRTQVEAENTPEWLIQEDWALHQAVEDLLELPLNLTVLHPGHTPNWDMVADMVNSVSRIYRGPRQCKNRYESIIVPREEGRILYDIIPPSISSTPSNVVNNGSSPLSSSKKSKKSKNLLKMMPSKSSSSNNNRPMKTSQLYLQDSNNKWTLLYRSRFENIKSVANKRTPTAKPLLVNPTQKNPKHAAVLAESGITYDLPFNPIIVAQNRADRLQREKQKSQQQQQHDLTQQRIASAQAAANAAQQSAAATAARVVNAQGSASSGQQQQTVVVGISQHPQGVSAAQTAAVARVQQQQQQQQQQQQQLQEMVRSSNATVVVTSPSTVVTLASFNRLQAAQKVISQGGAVAGRPLTPHQVNLLRQQAILNNSKSELSAAQKLRMQQHQSVGGVTGVNSLGSKVSVAMAPSGTLQAAGMTVVTQAGNLSKNPQIRQLTTATAGGSKTTNVRAMTEQDMKILVAKQQQLQATGKVQIPGNVTAAQLFAQAGIKVQEGGGGQSVATLVKTVSAIGQGGQVTIPVQSVPHVKAALARGQQMQMKLLQQQLLQRKTVGAGTSSTGGPSSGQPQRVAIGGGKGLPTQLIVQKNVPHQAVTVQQILKGATPHAVLTKQGQGQPIQARVIPASSTGRNPQTIQVVAASSGRGSVQGGHIKVAASSVASSQQILNQVSAALGQPVSMAVRTSDGAPVSVALRSTPTPVQQAKAIITSTANLNSPSSTGGTTSSSTTPSSGINKDSK